From Deltaproteobacteria bacterium:
CAGGATCTCCAGGATTCTTAAAAGGGCCGTCGGGGCGTTTCCAACCACGAACAGGGATCCCTCAAGCCGGGAAATGCCACGATCCACGGCCAGGGCGGCCCTGGTCCGCCCGCCCCTTGCCGCCTTATCACGGACCTCGGGGTCGTTTATGTAACAGGCCACCTCGCAGCCAAGCCGCTCCATGCGGCCCCGGGTGATGCCCATCCGCACCATTTGTGTATCGGTAACGATCAGGCAACCCTTTTTGAGGGCCTCCATGCCATGCCTCACGGCATCCGGATGGAACCGAACCAGTGAGAGGAGATCCAAATCGGCCGAAGTATGGATCATCCTCCTTACGATCAGCCACTCCCTTCCATTGAAAGGCCGGGGTTCCGGCACCTCCGATTCGATTATCTCAAAGGATCTCTTCTCTATTTCGCCTGGATCCATCGGTGTTCTTTCTCTCTCCATGTCCCCCCCTGTAAGTGCGGCAGTAATCCACGATATGGCCCGCCACCTCCGGGTTGGATCCCCAGTGCAGGTGGATATAGGAACCCAGGACCCTGCGTATGGAATAACCCTCTTGAGCCTTGAGGAACGACTTTCGGCCTCTCACGGAGTAGATACGCTCCGGCAGCCCGTCCTCCCCGACGATTCGGGAATAGTGGAATTCATGGCCCCTCGCCCGGGTGCCCGGGGGCCCCAGCAGGCTCTCCTTGCCGGTAATGATCTCCCTGTAGCCCAGGGCGCTCAAGCGTCTTTCCATGCATGCGGACACGGGAAACACCCCGGCCATGGGGAAAGAGCGGCCCTCCAGGTCCCTGATCTCCCTCATGAGATACATGAATCCCCCGCATTCCGCGTACACCGGACCTCCGTCCAGGGCAAAGTCCCTTATCTCATTCATCAGGGTCCGGTTGCTGCAAAGTGCTTCGCAGTGGAGCTCGGGATACCCTCCGCCGAGTATCAAGCCGTCGAGATCTTCTGGCAGGTGCTCGGATCGCAGGGGTGAAAAAGGAACCAGCTCCGCCCCGGCTTCCTCCAGGAGCCTCAGGTTTTCCGGGTAGTAGAAACAAAAGGCTTCATCCAGGGCCACAGCGATGCGGATCCTCGACTCCGCTCTCTCCGGCCCATCCCCGCCCATTATTGTCTCCGACAAGGCCATCTCGACCGGCTCCAGGGACCCCAAGAGACCGTCAAGGTCCAAATTCTCCTCGATCCAGTCGGCCAGTCTCCGGGCCGCGTCTTCATCCATACGGAAATCCTCGTCCGTCACGAGTCCGAGGTGCCTGGAAGGGATCTCCAGGCCCCTGCAGGTCGGCAGGCATCCCAGGACGGGCGGTGCAGTAATCGAACGAACGGCATCCTCCAGCATCCGCCCATGCCCCTGGCTCCCCACGCGGTTGAAAATGAAACCTCTAATGGACAGCGCGGGATCGAACCGCGAAAAGCCCAGAGCGACAGCACCTGCCGAGCGCGCCATGGCCCCGGCATCGATGACGAGGATCACGGGGAGGTTCAACCACTTGGCCATCTGGGCGGTGGATCCGGCATCGTCCCTGCCCGAGAACCCGTCGAAGAGCCCCATGACCCCTTCCACCACCACGACATCCGCGTCCCGCCCGTACCGGCCGAAGATCCCA
This genomic window contains:
- a CDS encoding cobyrinate a,c-diamide synthase, whose translation is MGIPAFVIAGTHSGCGKTTAALGIMAALKARGLRVQAFKVGPDFIDPGHHRRITGRASHNLDGWMMGADYNRGIFGRYGRDADVVVVEGVMGLFDGFSGRDDAGSTAQMAKWLNLPVILVIDAGAMARSAGAVALGFSRFDPALSIRGFIFNRVGSQGHGRMLEDAVRSITAPPVLGCLPTCRGLEIPSRHLGLVTDEDFRMDEDAARRLADWIEENLDLDGLLGSLEPVEMALSETIMGGDGPERAESRIRIAVALDEAFCFYYPENLRLLEEAGAELVPFSPLRSEHLPEDLDGLILGGGYPELHCEALCSNRTLMNEIRDFALDGGPVYAECGGFMYLMREIRDLEGRSFPMAGVFPVSACMERRLSALGYREIITGKESLLGPPGTRARGHEFHYSRIVGEDGLPERIYSVRGRKSFLKAQEGYSIRRVLGSYIHLHWGSNPEVAGHIVDYCRTYRGGHGERKNTDGSRRNREEIL
- a CDS encoding precorrin-8X methylmutase, whose protein sequence is MERERTPMDPGEIEKRSFEIIESEVPEPRPFNGREWLIVRRMIHTSADLDLLSLVRFHPDAVRHGMEALKKGCLIVTDTQMVRMGITRGRMERLGCEVACYINDPEVRDKAARGGRTRAALAVDRGISRLEGSLFVVGNAPTALLRILEILEDNGPTPALIVGMPVGFVSAKESKDLLMAQETVPYITVEGRKGGSALAATVVNQLAEMALEEQGKG